Genomic segment of Panicum virgatum strain AP13 chromosome 2K, P.virgatum_v5, whole genome shotgun sequence:
TTTTGTTTTCATGATCTTTTTACTCCTATATTAGCGACATTTATGTTTAGAAACATGAATGTAcgattataaaaaaaatcctatTTGGCCATACACATacaattgatattgaatttaaGGTATACATGATGCATGAAGCACAAGTGTTTTTTTCTCTTTGACCTTAGGGTCACTGCCTTAAATTTTAGGTACTTCAACACTTCTGTGACTTGGGCTCACTCATTAGTGAATGTTAATAAAGCAGTGAAAACAAGTCTCAAGCACAGAATAAACGAGCATCCGGAGATTACCTTTTGCAACCGCATACAAGGTTCATAATAGGAGAGGGTCCTAAGTTCTGGTAGAGTGAAATTTGTGCGCAAGGATGTCATTGTTTTGCTAGGTAACTAAGATCTACATGATCTGATGTGTGTTTTAAGCTATCTATTACATATGAAGCTGGAAATTATTTACTTTGGCCAATTGTTGATTGTTAAAATGAATCCCAAGTTctttttatttcaattaattgttTTTTATATGTGTTCATATGTTTATCAAATAGTAAATTGACATCCTGCAATAGTTTCCTGCACTTTCATAATTTATTTGAATAACaaataagtttaattgaaaaatCTAATATATTATTACCCATGAACGAATAAATGGTCTTATATGCAAGATAAACTAAATTATTGAGGTTAAAGTTACTGCTAAGTTAGAATCATTGTTTTACCACCTGCTTGCTGATTAAGTTTTTCTTTGGGAATGGTAGGGACCACTCCAACTTGTTGTCAAAGATAACAAATCAAGTGGtaagacttgtttcatatactgTATCTATAGTCTCATAGTCTTACTTTTTTACGCGAGGAAGAGCAGCTGAAAATTATTGATGTTTCTCTGTTAGTTTCATCTCATCATTACCTTTTAAAATTTGGGAAAATCCCCTGTTATTTTCATCTCTATTTGTGATTGTTTTTTGGCTCACTGCACTCTGTATATGATTTCCTTGGTTGTCATATATTCTGTCTCAATTAATACGCAGATTTGGATTTAGCCTTCAACATGAAGTCATGCCATTCATTCCTATTCGTATGTTGTCTAACAACTGATGCCAAGTTGAATGAAACCAATAACCAATTTGTCCTCCCTTTTGCACAGGAGATTTTGTGAACTCTCACCACTTTGTTGTCCAACTGAACCAAATTAATTCCATGTAAGTATTTATTGGTCTGCCAATGTCAGTGATGCTTATTTTTGCACTACAACTGTGTATTATTGCACCGCCAATGTTTTAGAATTATCTTATTTTTTTAGCCATCATaaaagttgcatagtgttttggaaTTATCTTAATTTTTTAGCCATCATAAAAGTTGCATAGTATGGCTGCTGAGACTTATTGTGCTTCCACCCAAGTATAAATTTGATGAATCTTAGTTTCGCCAGATGATTTTAGTGTGAAAAGAATTGAAGTTTAATTTTCTTCATCTTCAACATGGAATGGGTTTTGGAATAATTTTTCTCTCTGGAACTAAGCTTATTAGTCTGTTCTTCTCCAATTTGACATCAACCTCAAACATGAAACATCTCTGTGTAGTGTGGAATCTTTGAGAGATTAGGTGGCCTGCTCGTTTAATACTCACCTATTTCCTGCCTCCACTATGTAATCAAAACCTCAGTTAACCCTGTTGCAACAAGTTTTGTCACTTCAACACAGAACTCGTCAGGGCAAGTTAAAATCTGCCATGATAGTAATACTTAACATTCTTCACGACATTACCTCAGAACTGTATTTTTCTCTGTTGATCTCGTAAGATGTACATCTATTAACTCTTATATGCATACTTTATTGTTATCGTTgaagtgaaaagctactcttttTTCTCCTGAAAGGGATTCTATTCTGATGCTGCTCATTTGTTGACAGATTTGCTAAAAGTAAGATGCGGTACATAGAAGCACAGGTAGAATATGCAAAAGAGGAGGCTATATTGTCAACACTAAGAACTCAATTGGCATCTCAACAGTCATATGTTCGTCAGGATAGCCATTCTCTAAGGTGAGTATGACTAGTTGCTTCTGGAAGAGGGACAAAATTGGAGTAGCATGGGTTTATCCGTATTGGCTTGCCTTTAACTGCTTGATTCCTTGATGCCTTCATGATCATTACTTGCTTTGAATTTTAACACAAACAAGTGGAAATTTAACAAAATACACTGGCAATTAGCCAATCACCTAATCTAATGAGGATCCTTGAGTGTTTGTATTGGTAGACTGCTATTAAGTATTCATATATCTGCTTTCTTGGCATGTCTTAGCACTATTGTAATATTGTTGATTAATACGTCTGATTTGTGGTTTCACTCATTTCATCTTCAGGAGGAAAAGCTCTGAACTTGCTGAAGAACTTAAAGATCTTTCCCTTGATGTGCAGAAATGCTTATCTGAGGTCATTGCATTACATGAATTTTGTTCATTAATAGAACATGAGCCCCCTAATAAGGGTTTCTCTCTGGATTCTATGGACGATTTGGAATTTTTAGTTTCCATTGCTTGGAACCTTGGTTTAATGTTTTGTGATTGTCAAGTGTCATATGCTTTCCCCAAAAGATGACAACAATCTCACAGCCATATGACTCCTATCATGGGCTCATGCCTGGTTCAGCTGAGTTGGATGAGAAAACAATGCATCTAAATGTTTTCATGTTAAATGAAACTAATGACCACATACTTGTTTACATGATTTTCATGTTTTTAAAATTCTGTACTTCATACTTGATTCCAATACATTTTTTTGGGATATGGTTGCTCAATGCTCTATTGTTCATACTTGAGCCAATTTCTGGTGCTTTTATCATCCATGTATCTACCTTATACCTTATCTGGGAGAATTCCAAGTTTTTCTGGAGGTGCACAAAGTTAATGTTCTGTATTAATCATTCATTTTCCTTACACTACTAATTTTCTGTATGTATGGCCCTTTCTTCAGACTGTTACAGGCCTGTGTGCAGACCTTGCTCAACTTGCAGGTGCAAATATTTTGGAAGGTGTGATTTTCTCATAACTCAATAGATATTTACACCATTTTTTTGCATTATCGAGCCAATAGTATAGCATGTTTCTAACGATGAGGCTATGACCTTTTAGGAGGTCACAATGTGAAGCTTTTGCGTCAGGAATGCTACATAAGCCATCAGAAGAAGGTACTTTACGATTTATGACGAGTTGTTTTGGAGCAACCCATCCTTTTAGCAAATAAGTGCTCATGTGGACCTTTATTTCTTGCAGTTCATCAATTATCTGGTCAATCAGCTTGCTGCTCATCGGTTTCTCAAGATAAGTTGCCAGCTTGAAAAACGGGCAAAAATATCGAATGCTTATTTAATGCTGAAAGCAATAGAATTGGAACTGCATAGCTACTTATCAGCTGTTGATGTCCGGCTGGTACTGATTACTGATTTTATCCATTATAAGTTTGGAATATTGTTTAGCTTATTGTCAATGTCCCCCCCGGTATTGCTTAAAAAATGTACTGCATGAATGTTTAGGATCGATATCATTCAATTGATCAAGCTGCATCTGAAATGTTTGAAGAAGGATCTGTTGATGACCGCGATTCTTTTCTTCATGCTGTGAGGGATATTCTTAGCAGTCCCTCCAGTAAGCAGGATCCACTTGCAGTTTCTAACATTATTATCTACTGCAATTTGGAACAGTTGAGTCATCCCTTCCATTTTCTGTAGGTTCTCAAGCAATGGCACCAGCATACGTTTCATCGTATGGTTTGGTCGAGCAGATATCGGAGCTGCAAGATGAGCTTCAGTACCTTCAGCATGAGGCTGAAAATGTTCTTCCACGAGAGCGAGGGAGATGCACTGACGAGCTGTGAGTTGTCCTTGCACATTGTGCCCTGCCGCTTCTTCCACTTATCAGATATTTTGTTTTTCATCTGCCACTTCTTCCACTTACCAGAAATTTTAGTTTTCATCTGTGCATTGGATGTTTGACTCTCTTGCTGTGCATTGTCATGATGATGAATGTGTTAGGCTGAACATGACAGTAACAAGCACCTACTGACAGGATAGGATAGTATGTTAGACTCGTGGTCTAATCATTACATCCTTTCCACCTATTTTGGCAGATGCAGGATGGTCCAAACTCTGGAGCAAATTCTCGGCGTCCCCCTTTCAGATGAGCAACCAAAACTGACACCATGGGTACATGGCTCTCATCCATGACTGTTACCTTTCCCTCCATCCTCTCTATTTTGTGATCTGTCACGAAGTCATTTGCAATGGTTTTCCTGCAGCCACTGGCTCAATGGCTTGAAGAACTTGAAATGGTCAGCCAACAGGTCTCTGCCTCTGTTACTGACGTGACACTGGCTCGAGACCAAAAGGCCGAGGTATTCTGCATGCTGCGGGTTCAGAACACGCCGTGCTTCTTCCtgagctgcctgcctgccttaaCAGTTGCTATGTTTACAAATGCTCTGCAGATTCTGAAACAGACTTCACGCAACGCTCAGCAGAAAAGGCAGGTGTTCGTCGATTTCTTCTGCCGCCCAGAACGACTCGAGGATGAAGTGAAAGAGCTGGTTTCCCGCGTTAGAGGTCTACCTGAGTAGTCGAGGTGTGTCGAATTGTTTTTAGCACGCCACTCTGATTCCCAACCCGAACCAGCATCGTATCTCTTTGCCTAGTTAGCTAGTTCGTTCGTTTTTTTTTGACCCCAGGGAAGTTGCGGTCGTCTGCAATACTGCAAATGTATATTCCTCAGCGTCCtcaaaaacattttttttcccTCTGTGGCACCTGTGCAAATAATACACTCAGCAGAGTTTTatgggaaaaaaagagagaatacATTGTGAATGCTCAGCACGGCATTCTTACTATTCTTTCTCAATTGTATATCTCTCTTTAATGCACGGAcgctttttattttttatttttcgttACTTTGTGAATTTCTGTAGCTTCACCAGTTTTCCTTGTGGAGTATTGTTCCTTTTTACAGCCATGGGGGCAAAAGAATAGAGGGACTCAGAGAAGCAGAAGTTTGTTTGATAAATCAGATTTAATTCAAATCCAAATAAGTTTCATTGAGTTACGCTTCCTTCTGTTGTTTTATTGAAGCGCACGTGTTTCGCTTTCGCAGGTTGGTTTCGAAACAGAAGCAATACAAA
This window contains:
- the LOC120664259 gene encoding AUGMIN subunit 3-like isoform X1, whose translation is MSAKQLCDALAAAGFDGDGPLDPDSLEWAFLQGDDSRRMLAWISARLRPGNVISAADLELYEQLEMEGKLLEGDDLDFAFDSISAFSDNGENQEYTFLSEESLEDIRDSKLALRAEVSDLEKQLASLEWKLDLLTAQATTITQGKKSRSSAKTRANGQLTGLDEKFAKRNLEMNAVLGKLAATTQELSYYHSEADIGVYLSYCDFLSYVRSNLGCTKELNRWFSKKFEKGPLQLVVKDNKSSGDFVNSHHFVVQLNQINSIFAKSKMRYIEAQVEYAKEEAILSTLRTQLASQQSYVRQDSHSLRRKSSELAEELKDLSLDVQKCLSETVTGLCADLAQLAGANILEGGHNVKLLRQECYISHQKKFINYLVNQLAAHRFLKISCQLEKRAKISNAYLMLKAIELELHSYLSAVDVRLDRYHSIDQAASEMFEEGSVDDRDSFLHAVRDILSSPSSSQAMAPAYVSSYGLVEQISELQDELQYLQHEAENVLPRERGRCTDELCRMVQTLEQILGVPLSDEQPKLTPWPLAQWLEELEMVSQQVSASVTDVTLARDQKAEILKQTSRNAQQKRQVFVDFFCRPERLEDEVKELVSRVRGLPE
- the LOC120664259 gene encoding AUGMIN subunit 3-like isoform X2, translating into MDRRYEQLEMEGKLLEGDDLDFAFDSISAFSDNGENQEYTFLSEESLEDIRDSKLALRAEVSDLEKQLASLEWKLDLLTAQATTITQGKKSRSSAKTRANGQLTGLDEKFAKRNLEMNAVLGKLAATTQELSYYHSEADIGVYLSYCDFLSYVRSNLGCTKELNRWFSKKFEKGPLQLVVKDNKSSGDFVNSHHFVVQLNQINSIFAKSKMRYIEAQVEYAKEEAILSTLRTQLASQQSYVRQDSHSLRRKSSELAEELKDLSLDVQKCLSETVTGLCADLAQLAGANILEGGHNVKLLRQECYISHQKKFINYLVNQLAAHRFLKISCQLEKRAKISNAYLMLKAIELELHSYLSAVDVRLDRYHSIDQAASEMFEEGSVDDRDSFLHAVRDILSSPSSSQAMAPAYVSSYGLVEQISELQDELQYLQHEAENVLPRERGRCTDELCRMVQTLEQILGVPLSDEQPKLTPWPLAQWLEELEMVSQQVSASVTDVTLARDQKAEILKQTSRNAQQKRQVFVDFFCRPERLEDEVKELVSRVRGLPE